The proteins below are encoded in one region of Styela clava chromosome 4, kaStyClav1.hap1.2, whole genome shotgun sequence:
- the LOC120327112 gene encoding signal recognition particle 14 kDa protein-like has translation MVLLENDAFLIELTTLYQKSRTSGTVNLTMKKYDGRTKPTPKPDKPNRTRPSSPLEPVQHDLCLIRASNGKKKISTVVTAKDINRFQMAYTSVLRGNFDALKKRDRKKAKAPTKSPQT, from the exons ATGGTTCTGCTTGAAAACGATGCGTTTCTAATCGAATTGACAACACTATATCAAAAGAGCAGAACTTCAGGAACTGTTAATTTAACTATGAAGAAATATGATGGACGAACAAAACCAACACCGAAACCAGATAAACCTAACCGGACAAG ACCTTCCTCGCCACTTGAACCAGTTCAACACGACTTATGTTTGATACGAGCGAGCAATGGAAAAAAGAAAATCAGCACAGTCGTTACAGCTAAAGACATTAATCGATTTCAAATGGCATACACAAGCGTATTACGAGGAAATTTTGATGCGCTAAAGAAAAGAGACAGAAAAAAAGCAAAAGCACCTACAAAGTCTCCACAAACATGA
- the LOC120327111 gene encoding nucleic acid dioxygenase ALKBH1-like — protein sequence MSAVEVIDNFKSEFKYYKQKAVTPSFENVIDFEHVSTLDGKVSKVELPNASRTWEIYSVNDVSGLYFAKGIFSDEEQKHWAKKCVKDFTVSPYSTNLDPFQSKESIDTAWSDSVEAFKSCNEKRDFDFLKTTPIWKIRWSTIGYHHNWNTRRYERESKSDFPSELANICSEVFDALGFKNYTPEAAIINYYHVGSTLSPHKDISEADLTIPLFSISLGLDAIFLIGGEEKDIKPIPLLLRSGDVLIMSGKARTAYHAVPRIMPSTRLKFENDDFLSFYLQNARININIRQVESEEHALSY from the coding sequence ATGTCAGCTGTTGAAGTAATTGACAACTTCAAATCtgaatttaaatattacaaacaGAAAGCTGTTACTCCTTCATTCGAAAATGTAATAGATTTCGAACACGTTTCGACCCTTGATGGAAAAGTATCAAAAGTTGAATTACCAAATGCTTCTAGGACATGGGAAATCTATTCTGTTAATGATGTTTCTGGGTTATACTTTGCTAAAGGTATATTTTCTGATGAGGAACAAAAGCACTGGGCAAAAAAATGTGTCAAAGATTTCACTGTATCACCCTACTCTACCAATTTAGACCCTTTTCAAAGTAAAGAATCAATTGACACTGCTTGGAGTGACAGTGTTGAAGCTTTCAAATCTTGTAACGAAAAAAGAGATTTTGATTTCTTGAAAACGACACCGATATGGAAAATTAGATGGAGTACTATTGGATATCACCATAATTGGAATACAAGAAGATATGAAAGAGAATCAAAATCCGATTTTCCTTCTGAACTCGCAAACATTTGTTCAGAAGTATTCGATGCATTGGGTTTCAAAAATTACACCCCAGAAGCCGCAATTATAAACTATTATCACGTAGGGTCAACACTATCGCCCCATAAAGACATATCTGAGGCAGATTTAACCATACCATTATTCTCAATAAGCCTTGGTTTGGATGCCATTTTCCTGATAGGTGGTGAAGAAAAGGACATCAAGCCAATTCCTTTGCTTCTCAGGTCTGGCGATGTTCTGATTATGAGTGGAAAAGCTCGCACAGCCTATCATGCTGTGCCACGTATCATGCCATCGACCAGACTAAAGTTTGAAAATGAcgattttctttctttttaccTGCAAAATGCTCGCATCAATATTAATATTAGACAAGTGGAATCTGAAGAACATGCTTTGTCATATTAA